The following proteins are co-located in the Nonlabens ponticola genome:
- a CDS encoding Dps family protein — protein sequence MNYLNFNTEKAQDTSKELNVLLADYHMYYQKLRNYHWNVVGRSFFDLHVKFEEMYDDAVLKIDEIAERILTLRYQPTSNYSDYIKMSNIKESKSELDDTAMVTNLLEDHGTLLKQMSKVVEVAGKCDDEGTIDLIGAYIRELETTSWMLDAWRMKTSDTHKAI from the coding sequence ATGAATTATTTGAATTTTAATACCGAGAAAGCACAGGATACCAGCAAGGAATTGAATGTGTTACTCGCAGATTACCACATGTATTACCAAAAATTGAGAAATTATCACTGGAACGTGGTAGGTAGATCATTTTTTGACCTGCATGTTAAATTTGAAGAAATGTATGATGATGCTGTATTAAAAATCGATGAGATTGCAGAGCGCATATTGACATTGCGTTATCAACCAACTAGTAATTATAGTGATTACATCAAGATGAGTAACATCAAGGAAAGTAAGTCAGAGCTTGATGACACGGCGATGGTCACCAATTTATTGGAGGATCATGGCACACTACTCAAGCAAATGAGCAAAGTAGTTGAGGTTGCTGGAAAATGTGACGATGAAGGTACTATTGACTTAATTGGTGCTTACATAAGAGAACTTGAGACGACTAGTTGGATGCTAGACGCCTGGAGAATGAAAACCAGCGACACGCATAAGGCGATCTAG
- a CDS encoding DUF1853 family protein, producing MHSTYDRFKAFAQTASLWTGKLAGVQQFQLSQLNFKHLQESEESLELPRIPMGTVLGKRAEYFFKFCIEQSANYELLAANTQIFKNKTTIGELDYIIREEATQQVLHVELVYKFYIVEDGHQRTSKFLSADQNLHLSRYIGPNRRDSFIKKFDHLQSRQLPLLYKPETATFLEEQQIDVGAVQQQVCFLAHVFIPRQNWQDDSKYINKRCIVGYYMDELAFAKAETSNTYYLPEKHAWKMQPHELESSYTHAQSLPIAIDSLQRGFAPLIWMQLADGTFERFFIVASR from the coding sequence ATGCATAGCACCTATGACAGGTTCAAGGCTTTTGCACAAACCGCCAGTCTATGGACTGGAAAACTTGCTGGCGTGCAGCAGTTTCAATTATCACAATTGAATTTCAAGCACTTACAGGAATCTGAAGAGTCGCTAGAACTTCCTAGAATTCCTATGGGAACCGTGCTAGGAAAACGTGCGGAATACTTCTTTAAATTCTGCATAGAGCAAAGCGCTAACTATGAATTGCTGGCGGCAAACACCCAAATCTTCAAGAATAAGACTACCATAGGCGAGCTGGATTATATAATCAGAGAAGAGGCGACACAGCAGGTGCTGCATGTTGAGTTGGTCTATAAATTTTACATCGTTGAAGATGGGCATCAACGTACGTCAAAGTTCCTAAGTGCCGACCAGAATTTGCATCTTTCTAGATACATAGGACCTAACAGGCGTGATTCATTCATCAAGAAGTTTGACCACTTGCAATCCCGTCAATTACCACTACTCTACAAGCCAGAGACTGCGACTTTTCTTGAGGAGCAGCAAATCGATGTTGGTGCCGTCCAGCAGCAGGTGTGCTTTCTCGCACACGTTTTTATTCCTAGACAAAACTGGCAAGATGACTCTAAATACATCAACAAACGGTGTATTGTTGGTTACTATATGGATGAGTTAGCTTTCGCGAAAGCTGAAACTTCAAACACCTACTACCTACCAGAAAAGCATGCGTGGAAGATGCAACCGCATGAACTAGAAAGCAGTTACACACACGCCCAAAGTTTACCCATAGCGATAGATAGCCTACAACGCGGGTTTGCTCCTTTGATCTGGATGCAACTGGCAGATGGAACTTTTGAGCGATTCTTTATCGTTGCGAGCCGCTAG
- a CDS encoding WbqC family protein, producing the protein MNTIVHPGYFMDVLTWSKLIRSDTITLDLGDSYVKQTYRNRCYIAAANGQLALNIPIVHQGKKESVSYADIDIDQSQPWKSQHLKSIASAYKSSPYFEYYQDDLIKLYDQEINSLQQWNLACVHWVAKQLHMDQPIVQNPIYQFDSQATYLITAKKQYLEKLPPYIQVFQEKHGFVQHLSILDLLFNLGAASRVYLLKLSLKATGHA; encoded by the coding sequence ATGAATACCATCGTACATCCTGGATATTTTATGGATGTGCTTACATGGAGCAAACTCATACGCAGCGATACCATCACCTTAGACCTAGGAGATAGCTATGTCAAGCAAACCTATCGCAATCGATGCTACATCGCTGCTGCTAACGGTCAACTGGCGCTTAATATTCCCATAGTTCATCAAGGGAAAAAGGAGTCTGTGTCATATGCTGATATTGATATAGATCAATCGCAGCCGTGGAAATCACAGCATTTGAAAAGTATTGCTAGCGCATACAAGAGCAGTCCTTATTTTGAATATTATCAGGATGACTTGATCAAGCTTTATGATCAAGAAATAAATTCTTTACAGCAATGGAATCTTGCCTGTGTGCATTGGGTGGCTAAGCAACTTCATATGGACCAGCCTATTGTTCAAAACCCAATTTATCAATTTGATAGTCAAGCAACTTATTTGATTACTGCCAAAAAACAGTACCTGGAAAAACTACCACCTTACATCCAGGTTTTTCAAGAAAAGCATGGGTTTGTACAGCATTTGAGCATACTAGATTTGCTTTTCAATTTAGGAGCTGCTAGCCGTGTGTATTTATTAAAACTATCGCTCAAAGCAACTGGGCATGCATAG